The Branchiostoma floridae strain S238N-H82 chromosome 10, Bfl_VNyyK, whole genome shotgun sequence genome has a segment encoding these proteins:
- the LOC118424662 gene encoding leucine-rich repeat-containing protein 15-like yields MKMQGLRAFTMSFLKAVGTICALLLMTHLMPVHGEPVVACRGPGESLACKCLDQYVSCDYDDLTEVPTGVPNNTATLILWGNKITSIPTTAFANLPLLNSIQLSGNKISSVDVGAFDWAAESLTRLVLNNNKLEALEVGVFRNLSKLAYLDLEDNLISSFSVELFRGLSSLLSIDLSENRISSLPVGIFAGMPALSKVMLARNNIKSIDNVLAVLPSTLESLDLNGNSVGNLRAGVFSGFPKLESLKLEANEMDSLPKNLFLGLDKLILLHLDNNMLVELNRSSFGDHPRLQHFSFANNSIVRIERGFFSTFLKLRQIDLSGNDLSSLTPGIFDNLTYLKFLHLEGNMLDNLDANVFRGLEDLWYLFLQENDIKSLPSTIFYGLRNLKVLYLHTNELTVIENGTFSDLPKLEDIYLEKNPLVNITCDVLPSQNVSTKLWEVDVDCTCEWKPMYDCPEFPWFDSIVTCISPIRWFGNSLDEIPKNALTCAATRMVGLNPIGMAALCLISLYVTLNG; encoded by the exons ATGAAGATGCAG GGCCTGAGAGCTTTCACCATGTCCTTCCTCAAGGCCGTCGGAACAATATGTGCACTGCTTCTGATGACGCATCTGATGCCTGTGCACGGAGAACCCGTGGTAGCCTGTAGGGGTCCCGGAGAGAGTCTGGCCTGCAAATGCCTGGACCAGTACGTGTCCTGCGACTATGATGACCTGACGGAGGTACCGACCGGTGTGCCAAACAACACTGCCACTCTAATACTCTGGGGGAACAAAATCACGTCGATTCCGACAACAGCCTTTGCGAACCTCCCCCTGTTAAACAGCATACAGCTTTCTGGTAACAAGATATCGTCTGTGGACGTGGGGGCATTCGATTGGGCAGCCGAATCTCTCACTCGGCTTGTTTTAAATAATAACAAGTTAGAGGCTTTGGAGGTTGGTGTCTTTCGAAACCTCTCAAAATTAGCTTACTTAGACCTCGAAGACAACTTGATATCAAGCTTCAGTGTCGAGCTCTTTCGAGGGCTGTCCAGTCTATTATCCATTGATCTCAGTGAGAATAGGATATCTTCTCTGCCTGTTGGTATTTTCGCGGGCATGCCAGCATTGAGTAAAGTAATGTTAGCCAGGAATAATATAAAGAGCATAGACAACGTTCTAGCTGTCCTACCATCCACTCTTGAGTCTTTAGATTTAAACGGTAACTCTGTGGGGAACCTACGAGCTGGTGTGTTCAGCGGGTTTCCCAAACTCGAGTCGCTGAAACTTGAAGCAAATGAAATGGATTCTCTTCCGAAAAACCTTTTCCTTGGCCTCGACAAGTTGATTTTACTACATCTCGACAACAATATGCTTGTTGAGCTCAACCGTAGCAGCTTTGGAGATCACCCCAGACTCCAACACTTTAGTTTTGCCAACAATTCCATCGTAAGGATTGAGCGAGGATTTTTTAGTACATTTCTTAAGTTGAGGCAAATAGATCTTTCGGGAAACGATCTCTCAAGTCTAACTCCCGGGATATTTGATAACCTTACTTATCTCAAATTCCTTCATCTGGAAGGCAATATGCTAGATAATCTCGATGCTAACGTCTTCAGAGGCCTTGAAGACCTCTGGTATTTGTTTCTACaggaaaatgacataaaaagcCTGCCTTCTACCATTTTTTATGGTTTGAGAAACCTCAAAGTTCTATACCTCCACACTAACGAGCTCACGGTGATAGAGAACGGTACTTTTAGCGACCTCCCAAAACTAGAAGACATCTATCTGGAGAAAAACCCGCTGGTGAACATCACCTGCGACGTGCTTCCTTCACAGAACGTATCGACGAAGTTGTGGGAAGTTGACGTTGACTGCACGTGCGAGTGGAAACCCATGTACGATTGCCCGGAGTTCCCCTGGTTCGATTCCATTGTGACGTGTATAAGTCCGATCCGTTGGTTCGGCAATTCGCTTGACGAAATCCCAAAAAATGCCCTGACTTGTGCCGCTACTAGAATGGTTGGCCTCAACCCTATAGGCATGGCTGCTTTGTGTCTAATATCCTTGTATGTCACGTTGAATGGCTAG